A region from the Rufibacter sp. DG15C genome encodes:
- a CDS encoding TrkA family potassium uptake protein → MKFLPSQLLAILKNRPERRNLQLLLKFSLFLVALTVVFTFFFHLIMLREDRTFSWITGLYWTLTVMSTLGFGDITFHSDMGRLFSILVLSSGMVLLLILFPFIFINFFYAPWMKARENAQVPRELPPTISGHIVLTKLDPVTEALIKKLEQFGHTYVVLVPDITEGLRLHGLGFNVMLGDLDDPDTYERVRVKQAALVATTSSDEVNTNVSFTVREISSEVPVISTCSYQVSVDILELAGSNHVLQLSDIMGSFFSRRASGGGASALVIGEFKELQIAEATVTNSSLSGQTIKETQLRERIGVNIVGIWERGKFNAAQPETVITENMVLVLAGSKEQIEAFNQHYANPVNESNPIIIIGGGRVGRATGRALAARGLDYRIVEKDPSRIKPTPHYIMGNAADIEVLQAAGINETSCVIITTHDDDVNVYLTIYCRRLRKDMQIITRSTLQRNLPTMHRAGADFVMSYAAMGSNTIFNLLKRSDILMVAEGLDLLQVTVPQPLAGRSIADSSIRQETGCTVIAVRDGDALHINPEPTVILPPGGEIILIGTVEAENNFFALYGTE, encoded by the coding sequence AGCTGTTGCTCAAGTTCTCCTTGTTTCTGGTGGCTTTGACGGTGGTGTTCACGTTCTTTTTTCATCTGATCATGCTGCGGGAGGACCGCACTTTCTCTTGGATTACCGGACTGTACTGGACCCTCACGGTCATGTCCACGCTGGGCTTTGGCGATATCACGTTCCATAGTGACATGGGCCGGCTTTTCTCTATTCTAGTCCTTAGCTCAGGCATGGTCCTGCTGCTTATCCTTTTCCCGTTTATCTTCATCAATTTTTTTTACGCTCCTTGGATGAAGGCCCGCGAAAACGCCCAGGTGCCGCGCGAGCTGCCTCCCACCATCTCTGGGCACATAGTCTTGACGAAGCTTGACCCCGTCACGGAGGCACTCATCAAAAAGCTGGAGCAGTTTGGCCATACCTACGTGGTGTTGGTGCCAGATATCACAGAAGGGCTGCGCTTGCACGGACTCGGGTTTAATGTGATGTTAGGCGACCTGGATGACCCTGACACCTATGAACGGGTGCGCGTAAAGCAGGCGGCGCTGGTAGCCACCACTTCATCAGATGAGGTCAACACCAACGTGTCCTTTACGGTGCGCGAAATCAGCAGCGAGGTGCCCGTCATCTCTACCTGCAGTTACCAGGTGTCTGTTGATATATTAGAATTGGCCGGCAGTAACCACGTGCTGCAGTTAAGTGACATCATGGGCTCTTTTTTCTCCAGACGGGCCAGTGGTGGCGGCGCCTCTGCCTTGGTCATTGGGGAGTTCAAGGAACTGCAGATTGCCGAGGCCACCGTGACCAACTCCTCGCTGTCTGGCCAGACCATCAAAGAAACGCAGTTGCGGGAGCGCATTGGAGTGAACATTGTGGGCATCTGGGAAAGGGGCAAATTCAACGCCGCCCAACCAGAGACCGTCATCACCGAGAACATGGTGTTGGTGCTGGCTGGCTCAAAAGAACAGATTGAGGCCTTCAATCAGCACTACGCCAACCCCGTCAATGAAAGCAACCCTATCATCATCATTGGCGGGGGCCGCGTGGGGAGAGCCACGGGCCGGGCCTTGGCTGCGCGGGGCCTTGATTACCGAATTGTAGAAAAGGACCCTAGCCGCATAAAACCCACGCCTCATTACATCATGGGGAACGCGGCAGACATAGAGGTCTTGCAGGCGGCTGGCATCAATGAGACGTCTTGCGTGATCATTACCACCCATGATGATGACGTGAACGTGTACCTCACCATCTATTGCCGCAGGCTGCGCAAAGACATGCAGATCATTACCCGTTCTACCCTGCAACGCAACCTGCCCACCATGCACCGGGCCGGCGCAGACTTTGTCATGTCCTATGCCGCCATGGGCAGTAACACCATCTTTAACCTACTCAAGCGCAGTGACATTCTAATGGTGGCCGAAGGGCTGGACTTGCTGCAGGTAACCGTACCTCAACCCTTGGCAGGGCGTTCCATTGCTGATTCTTCCATCAGGCAGGAAACGGGTTGTACGGTCATTGCCGTCAGGGATGGGGATGCGTTGCACATTAACCCAGAACCAACGGTGATTTTGCCACCCGGCGGAGAAATCATTCTCATTGGGACCGTTGAAGCAGAGAACAACTTCTTTGCTTTGTACGGCACTGAGTAA
- a CDS encoding DNA polymerase III subunit alpha, which yields MLAFVHSYYSLRYGTLSPEELVTEAKANGYTALALTDINSTSGVFPFVQACVAQGIEPVVGIEFRVGNCWVYTGIAQNQEGFRELNEFLSGYLIQHQAVPEVPPAFSQALIIYPFARAKEFQHTLRENEYVGVRPAEINQLLFSDLRRKNNVRLMLYPLFTCKSQEGEALHRHLRAIDHNILLSQLEPSHGLAQEPCFQTVHHLQKQVSHYPELLNYNQQLAKEAGFAFDFKKRRNKLYFTTCAQEDIVLLKKLALDGATRRYGAGNKVARQRVLHELDIIEKLEFGAYFLITEDVISYAKKRNFYHIGRGSGANSVVAYCLGITDVDPIELDLYFERFLNPKRTSPPDFDIDFSWDERDEVLDYIFKRYGREHTALMGAMVTFQQSSILRELGKVYGLPKTELDALVEQPQAPSNANHLTKEIFRYGQLLTDFPNVRSIHAGGVLISEDSIYNYTALDMPPKGLPTAQWDMYVAESIGFEKLDILSQRGIGHIKECVQLVHKNQGIKVDAHEVAKFKQDEKVKEQLRSGDTIGCFYIESPAMRGLLKKLRCDHYLSLVAASSIIRPGVAKSGMMKAYIERFHHPEKIQHLHPVMAEQLGETYGVMVYQEDVLKVCHHFAGLDLADADVLRRGMSGKYRSKAEFQKLVDKFFDNCRAKGYPEHITKEVWRQVESFAGYSFSKAHSASFAVESYQSLFLKTYYPLEFMVAVINNFGGFYRTWVYVQQTQKAGGTLHLPCVNQSTYYTSLSGTNVFLGLVHVQNLEQKVAYKIVAEREENGPYTCLEEFIHRTQISLEQLLVLIRIQALRFTNKGKKNLLWEAHLQLGHKVKATTSELLFQTPAKTFTLPTLTHTVAEDVYDEMELLGFPVTCTYFDLLQTEERGDVPAKDLRAFVGQKVRMIGVLVATKYVRTVRGDIMQFGTFLDAAGDFFDTVHFPQSLKTWPFKGNGVYLLLGKVVEEFDFPSMEVEKMAKLPFQKDPRY from the coding sequence ATGCTAGCTTTCGTCCATTCCTATTATAGCCTGCGGTACGGCACCTTGTCGCCAGAGGAACTGGTGACCGAGGCCAAGGCGAACGGCTATACGGCTTTGGCCTTGACGGACATCAACTCCACCTCGGGGGTGTTTCCGTTTGTGCAGGCGTGCGTGGCGCAGGGGATTGAGCCGGTGGTGGGCATTGAGTTCAGAGTGGGCAATTGCTGGGTGTACACGGGCATTGCCCAGAACCAGGAAGGATTCAGGGAGTTGAACGAGTTTCTGAGTGGCTATCTGATCCAGCATCAAGCAGTGCCCGAGGTGCCACCAGCTTTTTCGCAGGCGTTGATTATTTATCCGTTTGCCCGGGCCAAAGAATTCCAACACACGCTGCGCGAGAATGAGTATGTGGGCGTACGGCCGGCCGAGATAAACCAGCTGCTTTTCTCAGACCTCCGCAGGAAGAATAATGTGCGACTCATGCTCTACCCACTCTTCACCTGCAAAAGCCAGGAGGGCGAAGCCTTGCACCGGCACCTGCGGGCCATCGACCACAACATCCTGCTCAGCCAACTTGAACCTAGCCACGGACTTGCCCAGGAGCCCTGCTTCCAAACGGTACATCATCTCCAAAAGCAGGTAAGCCACTATCCGGAGTTGCTCAACTACAATCAGCAACTGGCAAAGGAGGCGGGTTTTGCCTTTGACTTTAAAAAGCGCCGCAACAAGCTCTACTTCACCACCTGCGCCCAGGAGGACATCGTGCTTCTGAAGAAACTGGCCCTGGACGGCGCCACCCGGCGCTATGGGGCTGGTAATAAAGTGGCCAGACAGCGGGTCTTACATGAACTGGACATTATTGAAAAGCTGGAGTTTGGCGCGTATTTTCTCATCACCGAAGACGTCATCAGCTACGCCAAAAAGCGCAATTTCTACCACATTGGGCGGGGAAGCGGGGCTAACAGCGTGGTGGCCTATTGCCTGGGCATCACGGATGTGGACCCCATTGAGCTGGATTTGTACTTTGAGCGCTTCCTCAACCCCAAACGCACAAGTCCGCCCGACTTTGACATTGACTTCAGTTGGGATGAGCGAGACGAGGTCTTGGATTACATCTTCAAGCGCTACGGCCGGGAGCATACCGCTTTGATGGGGGCCATGGTCACCTTTCAGCAGAGCTCCATCCTGCGTGAGCTGGGCAAAGTCTACGGCCTGCCCAAAACTGAGCTGGACGCGCTGGTAGAGCAGCCGCAGGCGCCCAGCAACGCCAATCATCTCACCAAGGAGATTTTCCGGTACGGCCAGCTGCTGACAGACTTCCCCAATGTGCGCTCCATCCACGCGGGTGGCGTGCTTATCTCTGAGGACTCCATCTACAACTACACCGCCCTGGATATGCCGCCCAAAGGCCTGCCCACCGCGCAATGGGACATGTATGTGGCAGAGAGCATCGGGTTTGAGAAGCTGGACATCCTGAGCCAGCGCGGCATTGGGCACATTAAAGAGTGCGTGCAGTTGGTGCACAAGAACCAGGGCATTAAGGTAGACGCGCATGAGGTGGCTAAGTTCAAGCAGGACGAAAAGGTGAAGGAGCAGCTCCGGTCCGGGGATACCATCGGGTGCTTTTACATTGAGAGTCCGGCCATGCGGGGCCTGCTCAAGAAGCTGCGGTGTGACCATTACCTGTCCCTGGTGGCGGCCAGTTCCATCATTCGGCCGGGGGTGGCCAAGAGTGGTATGATGAAGGCCTACATTGAGCGCTTCCACCACCCCGAGAAAATTCAGCACCTGCACCCCGTCATGGCCGAACAGCTGGGCGAGACCTATGGCGTGATGGTCTACCAGGAGGACGTGCTTAAGGTCTGCCATCATTTTGCCGGCTTGGACCTGGCCGACGCCGATGTGCTGCGCCGGGGCATGAGCGGCAAGTACCGGTCCAAAGCCGAGTTCCAGAAACTGGTAGACAAGTTCTTTGACAATTGCCGGGCCAAAGGCTATCCAGAGCATATCACCAAAGAGGTCTGGCGGCAGGTGGAGTCCTTTGCGGGCTACTCGTTTTCCAAGGCGCACTCGGCGTCGTTTGCCGTGGAGAGTTACCAGAGCCTTTTCCTGAAGACGTATTACCCGCTGGAATTCATGGTGGCCGTCATCAACAACTTCGGGGGCTTTTACCGGACGTGGGTGTACGTGCAGCAGACCCAGAAAGCGGGCGGCACCCTGCACTTGCCCTGCGTGAACCAAAGCACCTATTATACATCCCTTTCGGGCACCAATGTCTTTTTAGGGCTGGTGCACGTGCAGAACCTGGAGCAGAAAGTGGCTTATAAGATTGTAGCGGAGCGCGAAGAGAACGGGCCTTACACTTGTCTGGAGGAGTTCATTCATCGTACGCAGATTTCCTTGGAACAACTCTTGGTGCTCATCAGGATTCAGGCGTTACGGTTTACCAACAAAGGCAAGAAGAACCTGCTCTGGGAGGCGCACCTGCAGCTGGGGCACAAAGTGAAAGCTACTACGTCTGAGTTGCTATTCCAGACGCCGGCCAAGACCTTCACGCTGCCCACGCTCACGCACACGGTGGCGGAAGACGTCTATGATGAGATGGAGTTGCTGGGCTTCCCGGTGACCTGCACCTACTTTGATTTGCTGCAAACCGAGGAGCGCGGTGATGTGCCGGCCAAGGACTTACGAGCTTTTGTAGGGCAGAAGGTCCGCATGATAGGCGTGCTGGTAGCCACCAAATACGTGCGCACCGTGCGCGGCGACATTATGCAGTTTGGCACCTTCCTGGACGCCGCCGGCGATTTCTTTGACACCGTTCATTTTCCGCAGAGCCTCAAAACCTGGCCGTTTAAAGGCAACGGCGTGTACCTGCTACTAGGTAAAGTGGTGGAGGAATTTGATTTCCCTAGTATGGAAGTGGAAAAGATGGCGAAGCTTCCGTTTCAGAAGGACCCGCGGTATTAA